The Eriocheir sinensis breed Jianghai 21 chromosome 4, ASM2467909v1, whole genome shotgun sequence genome has a segment encoding these proteins:
- the LOC127008866 gene encoding carbohydrate sulfotransferase 14-like: PLNAVVVRHPLARLASAYRDKFLNGKAILEYDDEWRNVTQSLESWETRFNKYWLPALVSQGFLPRTQEFNETLHKIIRTYQAYVNNYVSKSGALLANPSQEENQFYGVKEMDIAYLMMLYGPCMGLSKILKNAYNSSDLIQRFRNISFTFNQFLHHVVWTHDMGMPDEHWMTYTEMWEPCRIKFDYILKLETIKEEMEHLFCRVLGFQEVSFPVKHRSYGHDLGLSDQEYYATVSRELMDRLLFIYRHDFAIFGYSQDQ, translated from the exons CCTCTCAATGCAGTGGTGGTGAGGCACCCGCTGGCCAGGCTCGCCTCTGCTTACAG AGACAAATTCCTGAACGGCAAAGCAATCCTCGAGTATGACGATGAATGGCGAAACGTCACGCAGAGTTTAGAAAGTTGGGAAACACGTTTCAACAAATACTGGCTGCCTGCACTCGTCTCTCAGGGATTTCTGCCTCGAACTCAAGAGTTCAACGAAACACTGCACAAAATCATTAGAACATACCAGGCATATGTAAACAACTATGTAAGCAAGTCTGGTGCTCTCTTGGCCAACCCTTCACAAGAGGAAAATCAGTTTTACGGTGTAAAAGAAATGGACATTGCCTACCTCATGATGCTGTATGGACCTTGCATGGGTCTCTCCAAGATATTAAAAAATGCCTATAACTCCAGCGACCTTATACAACGATTCAGGAACATATCGTTCACTTTCAACCAATTTCTGCATCACGTGGTCTGGACCCATGACATGGGAATGCCCGATGAACACTGGATGACCTACACGGAGATGTGGGAGCCTTGTCGAATAAAGTTCGACTACATCCTTAAGTTAGAGACTATTAAGGAGGAGATGGAACATTTGTTCTGCAGGGTGTTGGGCTTCCAGGAGGTCAGCTTTCCGGTGAAGCACCGCAGCTACGGCCACGACCTCGGCCTCTCTGACCAGGAGTACTACGCGACCGTGAGCAGGGAGCTGATGGACCGACTGCTGTTTATTTACAGGCACGATTTCGCTATCTTCGGGTACAGTCAAGACCAGTAG